One Alkalinema sp. FACHB-956 genomic window, TCAGCCGCAGAAAGGCTTGGCCTAAGGGGGCTAGGCAGTAGTGATCTAAGGAAAGAACCCAAGCTGGAAAAAACTCATGGAGGGTTGCACCAAAGGCAATCCCTAGGCCCATGGCCAATAGGATCAGGGTAGAAAGATTCATGGGAACTTACGATCGCAGAGCAGGAAGGATGATCCGTTGAGGAACTTGATTTCAAGATACTGCAAGTTTTCCAGATTTTTTCAAACAGACACCTTGCAATCGCGATCGGTGGACTATGCAGGTCTGTCTTGTGACGGCAGGTCTGTCTTGCGAGTACAGGTCTGTCTTGCGAGTACAGCTCTGTTGGCGATCGGTTACAGCCTAATCGGTGGGGTAAGGCGCGATCGGGTTGACATACTCAACAAATTGAGTATATAGTGCTGGACATACTCAATTTGTTGAGTATTGATCTGTCCAGGGAGATTGCTATGCTGAAATATAAGCTCTATCAAGCTGCTTTGCCGGAGCATCCCGAGGCGGTGGTGTTTGTGAATGGGATGATTGCCCGCGATCGGGCGGGTTTTTTGTGGTTTTGGCGGAATTTGCCCAGTATTTATCGATCGACTTCGCAGGCTGCGGGCTGCTTGCAGGTGAAGGCGGGCATTTGTGGCCCGAAGGAAGTGATTATGGTGAGTTATTGGGAATCCGAGGCGCAGTTGATGGCGTTTTTTCGGGGGGCGGCCCATCGGGAGATGATGCAATTTACCCAGCGTCATCCCAATAGCTTGTGTCTTTATAACGAAACCTATCAGCCGAGAAAAAGTGGGAAATATAGCCACGAGCCGCAGGGAATGGCAATCGTCTATGGTGTGTCGTGATATTTTGTAACCGTAGGGTGATTCCCCAGTAATTTTGGGATGGTAGAGTGAGGATATTCTCCCCTAATGGGTATTAATAGCTCAATGGGAGGGATTTTGGACGATCGACTTGGACGATTGACATTGTAAGGCTGTATGCTCTCTCACCCGTTTATTCCCGTGGCTCTGAAACGATGGGCGATCGCGATCGCGACTCCGTTATTCCTTCAGTCGATCAATTTGCCACTATCTGCTGTTGCTGCGGATATTCCTAATCTGCCGAAGCCTGTTCGATCGAACGCGGAAACTCAACGATCGGAATACGTTACGACAGTCTTTGACCTCTCGGGAACATCTTTGGCGCAGGTTGAGGGAGAAATTAAAGAGTTCAGCGCTGATGGTCAGTATTTCCTGATAGCTTTTGGTGATAGTAGAGGATACGCTTTATTTCAACGTTCTGGGCACAAGCGGTTGCAACTGGATGTGGGTATTGTGAAGCTGAGTCCCGATGGGAAAACCTTGGTGTCTGAGCGATTCAATCAGTCTCAGTTGTACAGTTCCACTGGAAAGCGCCTCGCTGAATTGCCGGGACAAGATGCCAGCTTTAGTCAAAATGGTCAACTCATTCTGACTAGTACGTATGAAAGTTTTTACTTAAGTGAGGCTTCGGGGAAAAGGTTGGCTCAAATATCGGGCTCCCCGTTTCCACCAAGTTTAGGTTTGGAGAGCTTTGCTGTGACTAGTCGCCATCTTACTGTTACGCGATCGAGAGAATGGCAGAAAAAGATTGTGACGACTTGTAATTTCTTGGATGCCTCTGGTAAAACGATCGCTGAATTTCCCCAAGTGTGTGGTGGGTTTAGCCCCAATGGGGATAAGTTTGTGGTTTTGAATGGTACACAAAGCGAGAATGTTGATGCAAGCTTGTATGATTTGTCGGGTCGAAAATTGAATACTTTAAAGGGTGAGGTTGTTCGGTTTAGTCCTGATGGAAATTTGATATTGACCCATGCACGTCTAAGTAGCTCTGAGAGCTATCTATATAATTCGGTAGGCCAAAAAATTGCGCTGCTTCAGGGGGAATCCGGTAGATTTAGTTCGACGAGCCTGCGCATCATTACCGTCTCTAGTCAAGGAATTCATCTATATAATTCCGCTGGTCAGGAGTTGGCAAGACTGCCAGGGCAACGGGCTGCTTTTCTGCCCAAGACTGATCGGATTGTGACGGTCGGAGAAGTCAAGACCTCCGACCTGCCGCGATCGTCCAGAGTTGAACCCATCTGCCATGACCCTGCATCGATCAAAAAACAGGCCGTTAGTTTAGAAAAACGGGAGTTGCAAAAACCCTCTCAAATCGCGGCTGTTTCGAACACGGCGGCACAACCTAATGCTTCTTCTAAAGAATCTCCAAAAGAAATTCGATTATTCGATCTCACTAGCTGTAAGTCAACTGTGCTTAAAGGTAGCTTTGATGCCTACTTTATGGAGCTATCGGGTGCGGGGGGGAGTAATCTGCAAAATTCTCAAGATTATTTGCCTTTCTTGAGTCCTGACGGAGAGCGTGTAATTACTAGTGAGGCAGGCACGATTTACCTCTACAGTGCATCTGGCCAACTGGTTGCCCAGCTACCGGGACAGTTTTTGCAGTTTGATGCAACCGGAAAGTACGGCTTAGCAAAAATGAGGGATGAGGTTTACGTGTTCGATCGATCGGGCCGACAAATTATGAAAACGAAAGGGGAATTTGGGCTGTTCAGCCCTAATGGTCAATCCGTTGCTATCTCAGCCAAACAAGCTATAGACTTCTGATAACCTTGGTAGATGCAGACTAAGAATCTTGATTGGAACTTGATGATCTAGACTAAATAGCAATCATTCGATCGAAACATCTTTAACTGTTGCAACCGCTGATGGAAATAGTAATCATCTAAGCGACAGTAATTATTCCATCGGGAATGGGTGAGACTGATGGCCCAAGACCAAATAAAGGCCACCTGGGTTAAGCTACGCAGGGCATCCAGTTCAAACGGCTCCAAAGGTTGTACCGATTGATATCCTGTAAGAAACGCTTGCCGGATCGATCGACTGGTTCCCGCCGTTAATGCCGTTTTCAGAAACTTAGCAATTTCAAACGATCGCCAGCTATACCCACATTGGTCAAAATCAAACAGCGTCATCTGTGTATCTGACGTAAAGTGCGCGTTGCCGCTGTGGGCATCCCCCCAACACACCACCCAATAGGGGGAGTCCCGAGGATAATCCTGCAACTGTTGGTGCACCTGGTCTGCCGTTTCCAGCAAACAATCCCGATCGTCAGCGGACAAAAACGGTTCAATTTCCGCGACCGAACGATCGAGTAAATAGTCCAAATCTAAAACTTTTTCTGGGCCACTGGGTTTAAACGCCAAACTGGTGCGATGTAACTTGGCGACCGTGGCTCCTAGGTGCTGTCCCTGGGTGACATTCAGATCCCCTAGGGGTACCTGGCCAGGTGCATAGATAAATAACGATGCATAGCGCGGGCCTTCCGGGGCCTGGATCTCCACCGACAATTGCCCCTCGATCGTCCGCAGGGGGTAGGCGATCGGAAACCGTTGACCACGGAGAAAGCTGAGAAACTCTAGCTCGAAATTAATTTCGTCCCGCGATCGCCAATGGTTATGGGAAACCCGCAACACATACTGACTATCCAGCGTTTCCACGACATAGACATCGCTTAAGCCCCGGTGCCAAAACTCGCAGCTTTGGATCGGTGCGATCGCATAACTGGACAGAACTCGATCGGCGAGTGCATCACAGGCTAACGTCGAATAGATAACCGGAAACACGGTGGCAACCATAGAGATTACTTTAGAGAAGCAAAACGAATGATTGTCTAGGCTATTGTTTAGAGTCTGTAGTATGGAGTTTTTAACTTAAGTAATTTAACTAGGCAATGCTAACTAAATAGTATTGTTAGTGTTCGCTGATACGAAAAATGTGTCATAAGCAACGGTTTTGAAATTTTTCTGTTAAAAATATGACGATTCTGCATCTAGTTCTTGCGCCTTGTCGCTTCTGCAAGCTGCGGATGCCCTCAGGCACCCCTACCTGTCTCCTCAGGGCGATCGGAAGTACTAAAAAACGAGGGCGATCGATCACCCTCGTACCTGGATAGTGATATCCAATGTTCAATCACCCACGATCGTTAATTCAATGAATTCTCCGATCGATTCGTAGGCGACTGGTAATAGATTTTGCTGCCCTGATCTGCAATGAAGTGGCAAGCAAAATAGGAGCGCCAGAATGACGTCCAAATGGACTCATCCGACTTACGATAATAGTCACCTAACAATGGCTTAATGGCTTCCGTTGCCGTCTTGAGACGGTAGTGCGGCATGTTCGAGAAAATGTGATGGGCAACGTGGGTTCCAATGTCATGGTGAATCCAGTTGATAAACCCATAATCCCGATCGATCGTCGAAAGCGCACCCTTCAGGAAATACCAATCATCACCACGGTACCAAGGAATATCCGCTTCAGTGTGGTGCAGGAAAGTCACTAAATCCAGCCACATCACAAAGACGATGTAGCCTCCCACGTAGTATTTCAACAGAAATTCCAAACCATAGGCATATCCCAACCAACCCAGGAAGGCAACCATTGCGCCCCAGCAGACTGTACTGACAATGACATCATTGCGCTCAGACGGCTTGAACAAAGGGCTGCTAGGCAAAAAGTGGGAGCCTTTTTTACCGGGCGATCGCCGGAACAGATAAATCGGATAGGCCAACAACGGCAAATAGAAGCGAATCAACTTCTCCAGAAAGCCCATTTGGTTGTACTTGCTTTCCGTAATCGGGTACCAACTCTCATCGGTTTCGATGTTGCCTGTGTTGGAGTGGTGGGTGCGATGGCTAATCCGCCAACCATGGAACGGCACCAAAATCGGACTATGGGCCAAATGGCCAATCAAGTTATTCAGCCACTTATGTTGCGAAAAGGAACCATGACCGCAATCATGCCCTACCACAAACAATGCCCAAAACATCGTGCCCTGGGCGAGCCAAAAAATTGGAAAAAACCACCAAGAATCGATCGTGGCAGCCAATGCACACAGTCCAGCAATGACCCCTAAATCCCAAAAAAAATAGGCCATCGATCGCCAGGTCGAAGGCCGAAAACACTCATCTGGGATTGCATTGCGGACATCTGCCAGGGTAAACGGTAGATCCTGTGAACGGGTTGAAGGATTCGGTAAAGTTTGCACGTAGCACCAAAAGTCAAACAACTCCGCTATCTTATCGCGCTTAGTAGAGAGAAATGTAAAGAATGTGGGGAATTTTGTCGAAATAATCTACCAGATGTGCTTCCCGTTTTCTCCAGCGATCGTCTAGGGTTCCGACCCGGCGCGCGTTCACCCCGCTCCGCTATCCCAAAAACCAAAGCTAGCCTAGGCCAGAAACCTTCTATGATCAGGCTAATGCCAGGGCGCTTCCTGGCTTGGAACTTGTTACTGGAGATGCTACCTCTCGATGTTTAAGGTCGTTACCCGTGGATTTTCCCAGGAATTTGAGCGCTGGACCGATGCCCTAGAGACGGCAAATAGCCTCGTTCCCAATTGCAAAGGCTTCTTCGATGAAATCCGAGTGCTGGAACGGGGCGAAGTTGTCTGGGCCTATACCCGTTGGCACAAGTATCCCCAGTACGTTGGCCCCGGCACCTATAACCGTCTAGCCCGACGCTTTCTGCTGGAAAATAGTCTTGACCCCGAGGCCGAAGAGACGGATAACCCTGCGATCGAAGCTGTCGATCGGTCATTTCCTGACCAATCTGCCTAAAAATCCTCCAGGAGTCAGTGGATCGCCCTTAGAAGGAGCCATCGGTCTTCGTATAATGGATTGATCCGTGTTATGCCTTGAGGTTTCCGCTCCGTGACCCAAACCATTGATCTCGCTCAAAATCGATCGGTCTATCGCACCGTCCTGAGTAATGGCATCGTTGTCCTCGTCACGGAAAATCCTGCCGCTGATATTATTGCAGCCCGTCTCTTTCTCAAAGGTGGCCACCGATCGGAGGCCGTCCAGCAAGCGGGACTCTGTCACTTACTGAGTTCTGTCATTACGAAGGGCACCCTGA contains:
- a CDS encoding DUF4188 domain-containing protein; the protein is MLKYKLYQAALPEHPEAVVFVNGMIARDRAGFLWFWRNLPSIYRSTSQAAGCLQVKAGICGPKEVIMVSYWESEAQLMAFFRGAAHREMMQFTQRHPNSLCLYNETYQPRKSGKYSHEPQGMAIVYGVS
- a CDS encoding DUF3474 domain-containing protein, translated to MQTLPNPSTRSQDLPFTLADVRNAIPDECFRPSTWRSMAYFFWDLGVIAGLCALAATIDSWWFFPIFWLAQGTMFWALFVVGHDCGHGSFSQHKWLNNLIGHLAHSPILVPFHGWRISHRTHHSNTGNIETDESWYPITESKYNQMGFLEKLIRFYLPLLAYPIYLFRRSPGKKGSHFLPSSPLFKPSERNDVIVSTVCWGAMVAFLGWLGYAYGLEFLLKYYVGGYIVFVMWLDLVTFLHHTEADIPWYRGDDWYFLKGALSTIDRDYGFINWIHHDIGTHVAHHIFSNMPHYRLKTATEAIKPLLGDYYRKSDESIWTSFWRSYFACHFIADQGSKIYYQSPTNRSENSLN
- a CDS encoding phosphotransferase — encoded protein: MVATVFPVIYSTLACDALADRVLSSYAIAPIQSCEFWHRGLSDVYVVETLDSQYVLRVSHNHWRSRDEINFELEFLSFLRGQRFPIAYPLRTIEGQLSVEIQAPEGPRYASLFIYAPGQVPLGDLNVTQGQHLGATVAKLHRTSLAFKPSGPEKVLDLDYLLDRSVAEIEPFLSADDRDCLLETADQVHQQLQDYPRDSPYWVVCWGDAHSGNAHFTSDTQMTLFDFDQCGYSWRSFEIAKFLKTALTAGTSRSIRQAFLTGYQSVQPLEPFELDALRSLTQVAFIWSWAISLTHSRWNNYCRLDDYYFHQRLQQLKMFRSNDCYLV